The Mangrovimonas cancribranchiae nucleotide sequence CAAGTTACAGGAGGAAGCATTGCTGTTAAACATCCAGATATATTCTCGTCTTGGTTAAAACGTTACGGAGGTCATAAAATAATTTTAGGAGCAGATATAAGAGACAAAAAAATTGCTATTAACGGTTGGCAAGAGCAAAGTAATTTAGAGCTTATTCCATTTATAAATAATTATATAAAAAAGGGTGTAGAATATGTTATTTGTACTGATATTAATAAAGATGGTATGTTACAAGGTCCTTCTTTAAGTTTATACAAAAATGTGATTTCTAAATGTTCAAACACCTCTATAAAGTTAATAGCCTCAGGAGGAATTTCAAATATTGAAGATTTATACAAATTAAAAAATATTGGTTGTGAAGGTGCCATTATAGGTAAAGCTTTATATGAAAATAAAATCACGTTAAAACAATTAGAAAAACTTTATTAAATGCTTACAAAACGAATAATACCTTGTTTAGATATTAAAAATGGCAGAACGGTAAAAGGAATTAACTTTTTAGGGTTAAAAGACGCTGGAGATCCTATTGAATTAGCCAAAAAATATACCGACGAAGGTGCCGATGAGTTAGTGTTTTTAGACATTTCAGCGACTCAAGAAGGTAGAAAGACAACTAAAGAAATGGTTTTAGAAATAGCAAAACAAATAAACATCCCATTTACGGTTGGAGGAGGAATTTCTAGTATTGAAGATGTTTCCATTTTATTAAATAATGGTGCCGATAAAATATCAATTAACTCATCGGCAGTAATGCATCCGGAGTTAATTAATCAATTAGCCAAAACATTTGGAAGACAATGTATAGTCGTTGCGATTGACGCCAAAAAAATTAATAATAATTGGAACGTTTATTTATCTGGTGGGAGTATACCAACAACACTAGATTTGTTTAGCTGGTCTAAAGAGGTGGAGTCTCGAGGAGCAGGAGAAATATTGTTTACTTCTATGAATCATGATGGTACTAAAAATGGTTTTGCAAATGAAGCTCTTGCTAAATTATCTTCAGAGTTAAATATTCCAGTTATAGCATCGGGTGGAGCAGGAAAACAACAACATTTCATAGATGTGTTTAAACAAGGAAAAGCCGATGCTGCTTTGGCTGCTAGCGTGTTTCATTTTGGTGAAATAGACATTATCAATTTAAAGAAAACATTAAAACAACAACAAATAGAAGTACGACTCTAATGAAAATAGATTTTAAAAAAAATATCGATGGTCTTGTTCCTGCAATTATTCAAGACTCCGAAACCAAAACAGTTCTAATGTTAGGCTATATGAATAAGGAAGCCTATAAAAAAACTATAAAGACTAAAGTGGTTACCTTCTACAGTAGATCGAAACAGCGTTTATGGACTAAAGGTGAAAAAAGCGGACACTATTTACATCTAGTAAATATTAAAATGGATTGCGATAATGATACACTACTAATTCAAGTAAAACCAAATGGTCCTACTTGTCATAAAGGTAGCGATACATGTTGGGGAGAAAGTAACATACCATCTTATGGGTTTATATCTAAATTAGAAACAATTATAACCAATAGAATAGAAGAAAGTGATTTGAATCAATCTTATGTGGCTTCACTTTTTTCAAAAGGAATAAATAAAATAGCACAAAAAGTAGGGGAGGAAGCTGTTGAAGTTATCATTGAAGCTAAAGACAACAATAATGATTTATTTTTAAACGAAACAGCCGATTTATTATTTCATTACCTAATACTATTACAAGCCAAGGGTTATAGTATTAATGATGTGGTTAAAGTGCTAAAAAAAAGGCATTAGATAAATACTAGTGCCTTAATCGTTTATATTGTGTAAATAGTTTTTAAGAAATCCATTGCTTTCTTGATGCGTATTGAGAAAACCAAACCAAGAAAATAGCAAAAACTACAATTGCTGTGGTCATTCCCATATTATCTAGATGGCCTTCGGCAAACGAATATCCCATTTGAATAAGTACAGCTAACAAGGATACCCAGAATAATAATTTAGCAATTATTTTTCTTATAAAAAGCGCTAAACAACCTAGAACGCCACTAAAAACAGCAATAGCAAATACCGCTGTGTACCAAGCAGGCATGCTATTAATAATATTTAGTTGTTCTTCAGTATAACCGCTTCTCCAAGCTTCGGTATTATAGGCTTGTCCTAAATACTGCATAACTCCCATGGCGTTCCATATAAGGGCAATTACAGCTATAATCCAATACCAAATTGGGGGCTTTGATGTAGTCGATTTTGTTGTCATAAAATTAATTTTGATTGGTTAGTTACAGTACAAGTTAGGAAAAATTTGCCATATAATTAAAAAAAGCTACTTTCGGCAATTAGAAATTATCATGTCGGCATTTGCACCCAAAAAATATTATTACGTTTTTAAAATCCAGTATTTAGGATATCGATTTCATGGTTGGCAAAAACAACCCAACTTAAAAACATTACATTTAATGGTCGATAGAACCTTTAAATATGTTCTAGAAGGGAAACCGTTTAAAACATTAACATCTGGAAGAACAGATGCTATGGTATCTGCTAATGAAACAGCGTTTGAACTGTTTTTAGAGCATGAAATAGAAGATTATGACAAGTTTTTAGAGTGGTTTAACTATAATTTACCACAAGATATTAGGGCGTTATCTATAACAGAAGTAGATAATAACTTCAATATTATACAGCATCCTAAAGTTAAAGAGTACATTTATCTTTTTGCTCATGGTGAAAAATGCCATCCATTTTGTGCATCAATTTTAACGACTATCTTAGATAAGCTTGATATAGACATTATGATGCAAGGCGCCAAGTTGTTTGAAGGCTGTCATAATTTTAAAGATTATTGTTATAAAGCTACAGGTGAAGGCAAGTACGAACGTACTATTTTTACTTGCGAGATAGTTGAAAACACAGCGTACACCGCCAATTTTTTTCCAGAAAAAACCTATATGTTGCGAGTACAGGGCGAAGGTTTTGGACGAAATCAAATAAGACTCATGATGGGAGCCTTAATAAGACTAGGCAAAGGCGACATAACTTTGGACTATATTAAAACATCTCTTAAAATACCAAGCGAGACACCCTACTACTACATTGCTCCAGCCTCTGGTTTAATTTTAAATAAATTAGATTTTAAATAAAATATAGTATTGTACAGCTTCCTGCTAGTATTAAATTCAGTAAATAAAGTTACCTTTGCACTATGATAAATTTAGGAGAATACAATACGCTAGAAATACTTAGAGAGAGAGAACCTGGATTATTTCTTGGCGACCAAGACGATAATGAAATTCTGTTACCTAATAGATATGTTCCTAAAGAGTTTAATATAGGTGATAAGTTAGAAGTTTTCGTGTATTTAGATAATGAAGAACGTCCTGTTGCCACAACCGATAAACCCTATATTAAAAAAGGCGATTTTGCATTATTACGTTGTAATGAAGTAACTAAATATGGTGCTTTTTTAGATTGGGGAATGGTTAAAGAATTGTTTTGTCCGTTTAAGGAACAAGCCTTTAAAATGACGCCAGGCCTATGGTATTTTGTATATTGTTATTTAGATGAAGAAACCAATAGATTAGCCGCTTCCAGTAAAACAAACCATTTTTTAGATAACAGTACTTTAACTGTAGAAAAGTTTGATGAAGTTGATATTATTATATCGCATCCAAGCGAATTTGGTATGAATGTCGTAGTTAACAAAAAACATTTAGGCCTAATTTTTAAGGATAATATCTTTAAAGAACTTAATATAGGCGATCGTATGAAAGGGTATGTTAAAAAAGTACGCCACGATAATAAGTTAGATATTGTTCTAAATCAAATAGGGTACAAAAATATTGAACCTACAGCAGAAAAAATCCTTCAAGAATTAGAAGACAATAGCGGATTTTTACCACTACACGATAAATCTTCACCAGAAGACATAAAAGAATCTCTTGAAATGAGTAAGAAAAGCTTTAAAAAAGCTATTGGCTCTCTATACAAGCAAAAGCTAATAGATATTAAAAACGAAGGCATTTATTTAAAATAAAAGCTACGTAAGGTTAATTAATTTTTTAAAAGCAGTTTTATTGGCTACCCAATTAGAGGCTTCTAAAAGTGAGGTGAAACGCTCTCGTTTTAAATTAAAATAATAATCTTCAACAGCTAAAACACGCTTAGTATTTAAGTTATAAGTAACTATAGCATAAGCAGATATTTGATTAAGTTTTTCAAAATGCCTATTCATATCTATAACATCTATAGAGTAAGAATTTATACGATTAGATATAAACCCATACGTGTCTCCCTTATAGTAGTCAAGTAACAAGTCGTAAACCTCCTTTAAATCATTAAAAGAAACACAAACGCCTTGTTTAAATTCTGCAATCAAATAATTTTCAAAAAAATGAAAATCACCAATTTCAAGACAATAAGTCGCTTCAACATGTTTAGCTATTGGAGATTCTAAAACTTTCATAATCAATAATTAATCGCGCAAAATTACATACTAATAAGAGTCTATTTAAAAAAATAAATAGTTATTAGATGTAATTACTTATTTTTACGGCGAAATAGATTATTATGAGTAAAATTAACTGGGAAACAGTAAAAGAATACGAAGATATTACCTACAAAAAGTGTGATGGTGTAGCACGAATAGCGTTTAACAGACCTAATATTAGAAATGCCTTTCGCCCAAAAACAACAAGCGAATTATATGATGCATTTTATCATGCCAATGAAGATACAAGTATTGGCGTGGTGTTACTTTCTGCCGAAGGACCATCGACAAAAGATGGTATCTGGAGTTTTTGTTCTGGAGGCGATCAAAAGGCAAGAGGGCATCAAGGATATGTAGGAGACGATGGCTACCACAGATTAAATATTTTAGAAGTGCAACGGTTAATACGTTTTATGCCAAAAGCTGTTATTGCTGTTGTTCCTGGCTGGGCTGTTGGTGGTGGACACAGTTTACACGTAGTATGCGATTTAACTTTAGCCAGTAAAGAACATGCCATTTTTAAACAAACCGACGCCGATGTTACAAGTTTTGATGGCGGTTACGGATCGGCTTATTTAGCTAAAATGGTTGGCCAGAAAAAAGCGCGCGAAATTTTCTTTTTAGGAAGAAACTACTCGGCACAGGAAGCTTACGAAATGGGAATGGTTAATGCAGTTATTCCTCATGAAGATTTAGAAAATACAGCCTATGAATGGGCTCAGGAAATTTTAGCAAAATCACCAATATCCATTAAAATGCTAAAATTTGCCATGAATCTTACCGATGATGGTATGGTTGGCCAACAAGTATTTGCTGGAGAAGCAACCAGACTTGCATACATGACAGACGAAGCAAAAGAAGGTCGCAATGCTTTTCTAGAGAAAAGAAAACCTAATTTTGATAAAAAATGGATTCCTTAATCTAAACTAACCTGCTTTTATGAACAATTTTAAAAAGTGGCTTTCTGCCTTTAGGTTAAGAACGTTACCACTTTCTGTGTCTGGAATAATTATAGCTGGCTCTTTGGCCGGCTATAATGGTCTTTTTAAGCTAAGTACTTTTGTATTAGCGTTATTAACAACAATAAGCTTACAAATTTTATCTAATATCGCTAATGATTATGGCGATGGTACTAAAGGAACAGATAACGACGATAGAATAGGCCCTAAGCGCGCTATTCAAAGTGGCGATATATCACCGTCGCAAATGTTTAGTGCTATTAAAATTAATATTCTTATTACCATTTTATTAGCGTTTTTACTTGTTTTTACATCATTTGGTTCAAAAAATGTTTTATTAGCTTTTATTTTTATTGGTTTAGGTGTGCTTTCAATTTACGCGGCTTTAAAGTATACCGTGGGTAATAATCCTTATGGATATAAAGGTTTAGGCGATATTTTTGTGTTTATCTTTTTTGGTCTTGTAAGTGTTATTGGTTGCTATATTTTATTTGCTAAAAAAATTGACCATATTACCATATTGCCAGCTTGTACAATAGGCTTACTTAGTGTTGGCGTATTAAACCTTAATAATTTAAGAGATATTGAATCTGATAAAAAAGCAAATAAAAACACCATAGCTGTTAAATTAGGATTTATTAATGCCAAAAGATATCATTATACACTAATTGGTTTGGCTATTTTGTTGTCGTTTATGTATGGTGTATTATACTATGTTTCTATATGGAATATTATGTTTTTTATCACTTACATTCCTTTAATTGCTCATATGCTAAGGGTAAAAAGAACAACTAATCCTGTAAATTTAGATCCGGAACTCAAAAAACTAGCCTTAACAACATTTCTTTTAAGTACCTTATTAGCTATAGGGCATTTACTTTAAAATAAAACACATAAATAGTTGTTTTTCAGGTGTTTAATTCGTATTTTTAAAGAGTAGATATTATTTATCGACATTATGAAGTGCTTAAAAAGCTTCATATTTTTGGGGATTGAAAACTCAAACAGATTTTTAATAAAATTTGTTTGAGTTTTTGTATTTTCAACCTATAACTAAAAACTAAATATTGTAATGAAAATAACATTCTACGGACACGCTTCTTTAGGAATTCAAATAGAAGATGTCCATATTTTGGTAGATCCATTTATAAGCGCAAATGAGAAAGCATCTCACATAGATATAAATAGCTTAAAAGCAGATTACATTTTAATAACACATGCGCATCAAGATCATATTCTGGATGTAGAAAGTATTGCAAAACAAACCAAAGCTGTTATTGTTTCTAATTTTGAAATCGCTACACATTATCAAAATAAAGGGTTCGAAGTACACCCTATGAATCATGGCGGCTCTTGGGGTTTTGAATTTGGTACCGTTAAATATGTTAATGCTATTCATACGTCGTCTTTTCCAGATGGTAGTTATGGCGGGCAACCGGGTGGCTTTGTTATAGAAGGTGAGCACAAAAATATTTACATAGCAGGCGATACGGCATTAACTATGGATATGAAGTTAATCCCGTTACAAACAAAACTAGATTTAGCTATTTTACCAATAGGAGATAATTTTACTATGGGAATAGATGATGCTATTTTAGCAAGTGATTTTGTTGCTTGTGACAAAATACTAGGTTACCATTACGACACGTTTGGTTACATAGAAATAGATCATGAAGAAGCCAAACGAAAGTTTTTCGATAAGAATAAAGATTTAATGCTTCTAGAAATAGGAGAGCGTATTGAGTTGTAAAACAATTTTTTGATAAAAAAACGTCCACTAAAAATATTTTTAGTGGACGTTACTTTTAAAAAGCAGCTTCATTAAAAATGATTAAAGGCACTTTAGCATGATGACTTATAGATTTACTTTGGCTTTTATTAAACAGCCTTTCAAAAAAGCCATGCTTCTTAGCTATCACACATATCATATCTAATTGACGACTTTCACTAAATATTCTCGTACCTAACTCAACCGAAACATCGGTTAAGTTATAAAAAGTAGTAGGTATAGGCTTTAAATAGCTTTCTAACTCAATTTTGCTTGATAACATTTCAGCAGATAATTCTTTATGTTTATTTAAAACATGTACCACAGAAATTTTAGACTCGTAGTGTAGCGCAACATCTTTTAATAAATCTAACCCTTTATCGTACGATTTTATAGAGTAATCTACAGCAAAACCAATTTCTTTTACATCTTTTAAAACCGCATTTGTAGGAACAGCAATAATAGGACAAGGTAATTTACCAATAAGATTGGCCGTATTACTACCTAAAGTAACTTCTTTTAATCCACTAGCACCTTTTGTTCCTAAAATAACAGCATCTATATTAAGCTTTTTAACTTGTTCTTCAACAGCACCAGTAAAATAGTCGTTTGCTATTATGGTTTTAAATGCATGATTTTCGTTTAACGGCAGACTATTTACTTGCTTTAATACTTTTTGTAATCCTAAGGTGGCTTCATTTTTCATAGACTCCATAATTACAGAATTAGCGCGTTTAGATGTAACTGCTGTAGAAGGTGCAGAAACCTGAGGCTCATAAGAATGCATTAAATAAAATGTACACTCGCCATCTTGAAATAAATTTATAGCGTATTCTATAGCTTCCCAGGAATTTTGCGAGAAATCTGTAGGTAGTAATATATTTTTCATGAATTTGTGCTTTAAATTGATTGTTAGTTAAATTTAAAAATTTTTTATCTAATTATTCATGACATTTGTTATATAAAAAAATACTAATCTATTGTTGTTAACAAAGACAAAGAAAAATCTACACTGTATTTGTTAAATCTACTGAAACTTCTTATAAGTAAAAATACGACTTTACAATGCATTTTATACCCAAACGTATGATGATGCTTAATGTTATGGTTAGCGCATACTATTGTAAAGCACAAGATAAACACTAGTGTTGTTCAGGTTTTCGCCAAGTGATTTTGATACCAAAATTTGGAACACGTTAAAAAGCATAGAATTTAGAGAGAATGTTTGCGAATATGCTTTAGAAAAGTAGTAATAGATATTATCTTACTTGGCTTTTTATTACAAATTTGTGCAACAGTTTTGGGAAAAATCGTTTGAGGTACACACCTAAAACTTCTTTTTTCCCAATATAGACTTCAAATTTTTCACGTTCAATAGCCGTTATCATTTTTTTTGAAAAAGTTTCAACCGTTAATCCGTTTTGTGTGGCTTCGTCTTGAGAGTTTTGTTGAGAACCGTCACCTGTTAACGCATTACGCGCCACATTGGTGTTTACAAAACCGGGACAAATCATCGTGACTTTTATTTGGTCCTTTTGGTGTTCCATCCGTAGTGCATCAAAAAAACCATGCAAAGCATGTTTAACACCACAATACGCTGAGCGGTAAGGCGAAGAAAATTTCCCCATTAAACTGGTAACGGTTACAAAATGACCGTTTTGTTTTTTAATAAAGTAGGGAAGGAGAGCTTTACTTAAGGAAATAGTACCTAGATAATCTATTTCCATAAGTTTTTTATCAACTTCAATACTAGTTTCTATAATCAGGGAACGCTGGCTTATACCTCCATTATTAATTAAAACATCAATAGTACCAAAGCACTTTAAGGCCTTTTCTACAACTGTGTTCATATTGCCATAGTGTGTCAAATCAAAAGGAACAATAGCGACTTGGTTTGGGTGCTTGCATTGTTGTTTAACGGCTTCTAACTCCTCTTTTCTTCGGGATGAGAGTATGAGTTTACAGTTGTGTTTTTTGGACAATTCCAGTGCTAATCCTTTGCCAATACCACTACTGGCACCTGTAATCCAAATAACGTTATTATTCAAAGTCATAAAAGAAATTTAACCTTTTATAGGTGGTTTTTTGTCATCAAAATGTTCTAACCACTCGTTTCGTAAATCATCACTTAATTTTCCTGTGCCATCGTGCTTCCATCCTGGTGGTTTAATCATATAATTTAAGCGATCTTTTAAAGATTTTTTTCCTAAAAAAGCATCTTTAAACATATAAAACCATTCAATAAAAGCAATTTTTATAGGATTGTAAGTATTGATGTTTTTTACCAAACCATACTGTACTTTTTCATGTTCTAACTCAGGTTGAAATGTCCCAAACAGTTTATCCCAAATAATTAATATCCCTGCGTGATTTCTGTCTAAATAAATAGGATTACTGCCATGATGTACACGATGATGAGATGGCGTATTAAAAACAGCTTCAAACCACTGGGGCATTTTGTCAATAGTTTCCGTATGAATCCAAAATTGATATAATAAACTAATAGACATTTGTAGTAAAATCATAGCAGGATGAAAGCCTAATAATGGTAGCCATAACCAAAAAATAAACGAATAAAACCCGCCAGACCATGTTTGTCGCAATGCTGTACTTAAATTGTAATGTTGGGATGAGTGATGCACCACATGTGATGCCCAAAATAAACGGCATTCATGCGAAATTCGGTGAAACCAATAATATGAAATATCATCAGCAAAAAATAACAATACAAAACTCCACCAAGCTACAGGAATAGTAAATAACCTGAAGTTATTATAAATAAGCACAAATGCCCATAACACAATAGCCTTACTTAAAAAACCAAGAAAGACATTGCCCAATCCCATAGCTATTGAGGCAATAGCATCTTTGGTTTCGTAACCTTTAGTTTCCTTAAACTTCTCACGTGTTGTAACATACAATTCTAGTGCCATTGATAGCACAAAAAATGGAATAGCAAAGTGAATGATGTTTGGAAAATCTGGCATTAAGTAAGATATTTGTGTCTTTAAAAATAGCGCTTTTTTTCAAAAAAAATCTATTGTCCAGATTTAACTATCAAAAATAATTTTTTATCATGATAAGAATATCCCGTGTTTTATTTCTTTGTATTACATTCACACTATTTACACAAATTACAAAAGCCCAAAACCCTAATCAACTAGGGGCTTGGTATATGTATTTTTACGATACTCAGTTTAATGAGAGTCAATTTGGTGTACAAGGAGATATTCAATACAGAAACTGGAATATCATGGGCGATTTAGAGCAATTGCTATTACGATCTGGAGTCACTTACAGGCCAAAAAATACCACTTTAAAACTAACTTTAGGATATGCACATGTTACGTCTGGTGCTTTGGGCGAAAGTAATGATACTTCAACCGAAAGTAGAATTTATCAAGAAGCCTTATTGCCACAGAAAATAGGAGAGCACATTCATTTAACCCACCGTTTTCGTTATGAACAGCGTTTTGTGGAAAACCAAGATTTTAGAACGCGCTATCGTTATAATCTGTTTATGAATATTCCATTTAACAAAGAAGGAACATTTAATAAAAATACTATTTATGCGGCGTTATACAATGAACTGTTCATTAACGGACAGCAAGATATTGGAGATAACAGAACCGTTGAGTTTTTTGATAGAAATCGTACTTATTTAGGAATTGGTTATGTTTTAAATCCTAAAATTAAATTTCAGTTAGGGTGGATGAATCAAAAAACAAACGCACAAGGTAAAGGACAATTACAAGTAAGCATGCATCATAAATTTTAATTTTTGATGTATTTTTAACCTCCATAAATAAATGATAGCTACTTACAAAAAATATCTTCTCGAATTTAAACGCCCTAGTGGAACTTCTAGAGGGGTTTTAAAAACTAAAGAGACCTGGTTTATTATTATTAAAAAAAATGGGAAACAAGGTATAGGAGAATGTGGTATTTTACGCGGCTTAAGTGCCGACGACAGACCTGATTACGAACAACAACTTAAATGGACTTGCCGAAATATCCATTTAGGTTTAGAAGAATTATATAAAGAAAATATAGAATTTCCAAGCATACAGTTTGGATTGGAAATGGCATTTAAATCGTTGGAAAGCGAAACGCCTTTTGAGTTATTTCCTTCGGAATTCACAAGCGGACATGCTTCCATACCCATAAACGGATTAATTTGGATGGGAGACAAATCCTTTATGAAACAACAAATTCAAGATAAAATCAATTTAGGATTTTCTTGTATTAAAATGAAAATAGGTGCTATCGATTTTCAAACAGAATATAATTTACTAAAATCCATACGGGCAGAATTTTCTAAAGATGATATTGAATTGCGTGTAGATGCTAATGGTGCTTTTAAATACAATGAAGCTTTAGAAAAACTAAAGTACTTAAGTGAACTAGATTTACATTCTATAGAACAACCCATAAGGCAAGGTCAACCGCAGGAAATGGCAAGACTTTGTGAAGAGACACCATTACCCATTGCATTAGATGAAGAATTAATTGGCGTGTTTCATGTAACAGAAAAACAAAAACTGCTACAAACCATACAACCACAGTATATTATTTTAAAACCAA carries:
- the hisA gene encoding 1-(5-phosphoribosyl)-5-[(5-phosphoribosylamino)methylideneamino]imidazole-4-carboxamide isomerase — its product is MRIIPAIDVINGKTVRLTKGNYNIKTIYNESPLEVAKQYEDYGIKYLHLVDLDGAKSKQIVNYKILEQIATKTKLNVDFGGGLKSNNDLRIAFNSGAKQVTGGSIAVKHPDIFSSWLKRYGGHKIILGADIRDKKIAINGWQEQSNLELIPFINNYIKKGVEYVICTDINKDGMLQGPSLSLYKNVISKCSNTSIKLIASGGISNIEDLYKLKNIGCEGAIIGKALYENKITLKQLEKLY
- the hisF gene encoding imidazole glycerol phosphate synthase subunit HisF, whose product is MLTKRIIPCLDIKNGRTVKGINFLGLKDAGDPIELAKKYTDEGADELVFLDISATQEGRKTTKEMVLEIAKQINIPFTVGGGISSIEDVSILLNNGADKISINSSAVMHPELINQLAKTFGRQCIVVAIDAKKINNNWNVYLSGGSIPTTLDLFSWSKEVESRGAGEILFTSMNHDGTKNGFANEALAKLSSELNIPVIASGGAGKQQHFIDVFKQGKADAALAASVFHFGEIDIINLKKTLKQQQIEVRL
- the hisIE gene encoding bifunctional phosphoribosyl-AMP cyclohydrolase/phosphoribosyl-ATP diphosphatase HisIE, which gives rise to MKIDFKKNIDGLVPAIIQDSETKTVLMLGYMNKEAYKKTIKTKVVTFYSRSKQRLWTKGEKSGHYLHLVNIKMDCDNDTLLIQVKPNGPTCHKGSDTCWGESNIPSYGFISKLETIITNRIEESDLNQSYVASLFSKGINKIAQKVGEEAVEVIIEAKDNNNDLFLNETADLLFHYLILLQAKGYSINDVVKVLKKRH
- a CDS encoding tRNA pseudouridine(38-40) synthase TruA is translated as MSAFAPKKYYYVFKIQYLGYRFHGWQKQPNLKTLHLMVDRTFKYVLEGKPFKTLTSGRTDAMVSANETAFELFLEHEIEDYDKFLEWFNYNLPQDIRALSITEVDNNFNIIQHPKVKEYIYLFAHGEKCHPFCASILTTILDKLDIDIMMQGAKLFEGCHNFKDYCYKATGEGKYERTIFTCEIVENTAYTANFFPEKTYMLRVQGEGFGRNQIRLMMGALIRLGKGDITLDYIKTSLKIPSETPYYYIAPASGLILNKLDFK
- a CDS encoding S1-like domain-containing RNA-binding protein; the encoded protein is MINLGEYNTLEILREREPGLFLGDQDDNEILLPNRYVPKEFNIGDKLEVFVYLDNEERPVATTDKPYIKKGDFALLRCNEVTKYGAFLDWGMVKELFCPFKEQAFKMTPGLWYFVYCYLDEETNRLAASSKTNHFLDNSTLTVEKFDEVDIIISHPSEFGMNVVVNKKHLGLIFKDNIFKELNIGDRMKGYVKKVRHDNKLDIVLNQIGYKNIEPTAEKILQELEDNSGFLPLHDKSSPEDIKESLEMSKKSFKKAIGSLYKQKLIDIKNEGIYLK
- a CDS encoding 1,4-dihydroxy-2-naphthoyl-CoA synthase → MSKINWETVKEYEDITYKKCDGVARIAFNRPNIRNAFRPKTTSELYDAFYHANEDTSIGVVLLSAEGPSTKDGIWSFCSGGDQKARGHQGYVGDDGYHRLNILEVQRLIRFMPKAVIAVVPGWAVGGGHSLHVVCDLTLASKEHAIFKQTDADVTSFDGGYGSAYLAKMVGQKKAREIFFLGRNYSAQEAYEMGMVNAVIPHEDLENTAYEWAQEILAKSPISIKMLKFAMNLTDDGMVGQQVFAGEATRLAYMTDEAKEGRNAFLEKRKPNFDKKWIP
- the menA gene encoding 1,4-dihydroxy-2-naphthoate octaprenyltransferase; this encodes MNNFKKWLSAFRLRTLPLSVSGIIIAGSLAGYNGLFKLSTFVLALLTTISLQILSNIANDYGDGTKGTDNDDRIGPKRAIQSGDISPSQMFSAIKINILITILLAFLLVFTSFGSKNVLLAFIFIGLGVLSIYAALKYTVGNNPYGYKGLGDIFVFIFFGLVSVIGCYILFAKKIDHITILPACTIGLLSVGVLNLNNLRDIESDKKANKNTIAVKLGFINAKRYHYTLIGLAILLSFMYGVLYYVSIWNIMFFITYIPLIAHMLRVKRTTNPVNLDPELKKLALTTFLLSTLLAIGHLL
- a CDS encoding metal-dependent hydrolase; the encoded protein is MKITFYGHASLGIQIEDVHILVDPFISANEKASHIDINSLKADYILITHAHQDHILDVESIAKQTKAVIVSNFEIATHYQNKGFEVHPMNHGGSWGFEFGTVKYVNAIHTSSFPDGSYGGQPGGFVIEGEHKNIYIAGDTALTMDMKLIPLQTKLDLAILPIGDNFTMGIDDAILASDFVACDKILGYHYDTFGYIEIDHEEAKRKFFDKNKDLMLLEIGERIEL
- a CDS encoding universal stress protein, with product MKNILLPTDFSQNSWEAIEYAINLFQDGECTFYLMHSYEPQVSAPSTAVTSKRANSVIMESMKNEATLGLQKVLKQVNSLPLNENHAFKTIIANDYFTGAVEEQVKKLNIDAVILGTKGASGLKEVTLGSNTANLIGKLPCPIIAVPTNAVLKDVKEIGFAVDYSIKSYDKGLDLLKDVALHYESKISVVHVLNKHKELSAEMLSSKIELESYLKPIPTTFYNLTDVSVELGTRIFSESRQLDMICVIAKKHGFFERLFNKSQSKSISHHAKVPLIIFNEAAF
- a CDS encoding SDR family oxidoreductase, with the translated sequence MTLNNNVIWITGASSGIGKGLALELSKKHNCKLILSSRRKEELEAVKQQCKHPNQVAIVPFDLTHYGNMNTVVEKALKCFGTIDVLINNGGISQRSLIIETSIEVDKKLMEIDYLGTISLSKALLPYFIKKQNGHFVTVTSLMGKFSSPYRSAYCGVKHALHGFFDALRMEHQKDQIKVTMICPGFVNTNVARNALTGDGSQQNSQDEATQNGLTVETFSKKMITAIEREKFEVYIGKKEVLGVYLKRFFPKLLHKFVIKSQVR
- a CDS encoding sterol desaturase family protein, translated to MPDFPNIIHFAIPFFVLSMALELYVTTREKFKETKGYETKDAIASIAMGLGNVFLGFLSKAIVLWAFVLIYNNFRLFTIPVAWWSFVLLFFADDISYYWFHRISHECRLFWASHVVHHSSQHYNLSTALRQTWSGGFYSFIFWLWLPLLGFHPAMILLQMSISLLYQFWIHTETIDKMPQWFEAVFNTPSHHRVHHGSNPIYLDRNHAGILIIWDKLFGTFQPELEHEKVQYGLVKNINTYNPIKIAFIEWFYMFKDAFLGKKSLKDRLNYMIKPPGWKHDGTGKLSDDLRNEWLEHFDDKKPPIKG
- a CDS encoding DUF2490 domain-containing protein, whose product is MIRISRVLFLCITFTLFTQITKAQNPNQLGAWYMYFYDTQFNESQFGVQGDIQYRNWNIMGDLEQLLLRSGVTYRPKNTTLKLTLGYAHVTSGALGESNDTSTESRIYQEALLPQKIGEHIHLTHRFRYEQRFVENQDFRTRYRYNLFMNIPFNKEGTFNKNTIYAALYNELFINGQQDIGDNRTVEFFDRNRTYLGIGYVLNPKIKFQLGWMNQKTNAQGKGQLQVSMHHKF